TCTAATTTTAATGGATGatccaaaatagtaaaactgGTCTATTATTTTGGTCAACATTCccatgaatttgaaaattttgtgatttgtatttcaaattttgagggTGCAACAATTTGACAAAACTtcattgttttataataagcaattaaaaaaaaaaatgtaacagAATCAAGCTTTTAAAAATTCTATGAAATTTGAACCTGATATCTTTGGAGTAAGAAATCCACCACTATATTATCTACAAAAGGAGTATAAATCGACTTCTCAATTATTACCATTGTTCTATGTCATTATGGATGAGAAAGACACCTATCTAAGTTACAACTTGATTAGGATaagcacaaataaaaatagaaagggATTAAACCGCTAGCCCACCAACTTAGTCCTAATTAAGTAGGCCCTTCTTTGTTACCATTATTTACTCTAATTCAcattcaacaaaatcatccaCTGAAACTATTTGGTATGATTGCACCCATATGCTcaattctttatttcaatctATACTTCAAAACATATCCAATAAATGCATACACTATTTACTATTCCTCATGAAATTGTTTGTCTCACCTAAGTCACCAACCACCTTTCAATATTATGCTACTCATTTGGAATTGTATACATACGTGCAAATTTTAGAAGTAACAAACCTTAAATATGgtgaaaattaaagaattgttagtttcaaaatattagaccatcttcaaccatttacatcaaactcaaactcatttttgagtatacgtcataccaaaaagtagttttactccaaccatttacaccaaattcaaaatttacacaaTTTTCGGATTTttatctcacaaaatttttgcagtaacaccatatttggtgttgtttcacaaaaaaactccaaaaatgagtttgagtttggtgtatggttggagaagatttttacaccaaaactcatttatgGAGTACGGTTAGAGATGGTCTTAGgtcatctccaaccatttacgccaaactcaaacccatttttgagtatatgttacaccaaaaagtagttttactccaaccatttacaccatcTTTAagtttacaccatttttgagtatttcTCTAACAGAATTTTGGAATAAACACcatatttgatgttattacattgaaaaatccaaaaatgggtttgaatTTGATGCACGGTTGGAGAAATTATCTACACCAAAAATAAGTTTTGGTATACGGTTGGAGATGTTTTATACAGTAGATAAATCTTATGCTTCTTTAATTGAATTTCCATAtttgtccaatttttttttcatgtaataTATACATTCCACTTCCCAAATTACAAAACCTCTCAACCATCTCCATCTTCCACCAATCAAAAAACCAGAAAAGATATTACAAAAATCCCGAATCTaaccccccaaaaaaaaaagaaaacataaaaagtagCTACAAACCGGCCGTAATCGGCGAGTAGTCGCCGTAGAGATCGGAGATGCCGGAGGCGAGCCAGAGGCGCTCGTTGAACGCCTCCTGCATATCCTCCGGTATGAACTGCGTCCGGCAGAGCGGGCACGTCTTCTGATCGTGGTCCATCCACCGGTCCACGCAGCTCCGGTGGAATATGTGCCGGCAGTTCGCCAGCTGCCGGATCTCGTCCTCCCCGCCGAATTCGTACAGGCACACCGCGCAGCTCTCCGGCGGATCCAGATCCTCCTCCAAATCCGCGAACCTCACCACCGGCAGCAGCTCGCGGATCAGCGCCGCCGACACCGACCGCGGCTCCGCCCCCCCTGCCTCCTCGCCCGACGGATACGACGCCGTTTCCGGCTCCAGAAAATCGCCCAGCCCTAGCACGGAGAGCAGCGCGTACACGAATTTCCGCAGAAATCCTAATGCCGTGAGCAGATATACCAGCAATTTCGGGAGAAATAGGTCAGTGTATCCAACCGGAAACCCCATTTTCGAAGCTGAATTTGTCAATTTCAGAGGTGGTTTTGTGTTACAGTTGAGCGTTTTCAGAGAGAGAAGCtacgagagagagaggagatgAAGGAACAGAGGAAGGGGGTTATATAAAGAAAGTTGGAGTGGGTGAAATGACGAGAAAGGGCAGAGGGTTGTGGGTATTTACGATCGTATCAGCTGCCACGTTTGCATAAGCTGCAGCAGGAATTGTCGTACAATTTTGAACGTGTGCTTCCTAAACACGTGTGTgcttatatttaatttaaacccCTTAACTTTGATCATTTATTAATGAGGGACCAAAATTGTAGTAATGCTTGATTTATTTTGCCActtaaatctatttttttaatggaaatttgccaaaaaaaataatgaattttggtcaaattttataaaaataaattttag
The genomic region above belongs to Salvia hispanica cultivar TCC Black 2014 chromosome 3, UniMelb_Shisp_WGS_1.0, whole genome shotgun sequence and contains:
- the LOC125211777 gene encoding brassinosteroid-responsive RING protein 1-like → MGFPVGYTDLFLPKLLVYLLTALGFLRKFVYALLSVLGLGDFLEPETASYPSGEEAGGAEPRSVSAALIRELLPVVRFADLEEDLDPPESCAVCLYEFGGEDEIRQLANCRHIFHRSCVDRWMDHDQKTCPLCRTQFIPEDMQEAFNERLWLASGISDLYGDYSPITAGL